The following is a genomic window from Carassius gibelio isolate Cgi1373 ecotype wild population from Czech Republic chromosome B7, carGib1.2-hapl.c, whole genome shotgun sequence.
AGCTGACTCATCTTGGGAGGGGAATCGGATTCACCGCTGCAAATACTATGACGTAAATGCAGTAGAGTACTTTTCATTAGACAACAAGAGATTTTGGTAGAGCGAaggagccaatcagaatcaaccaGGTGGGGCTGCTGCACTGAAAACCCTCCTCCTTGGACATGGGAAGGGCTTTCAGCAACTTAAAGGGTCATATATGATGACAAtctaaatattgcattattaGGACTTACAAATATACTATGAAgagtaagatttaaaataaaaaccttaaacGTATCATTTACCCTTAACATTACATTCTACAATGATGCATTGCTCTTCTCCATCAGTTTCAAGCAACAGATCTTCTTCATATTCAATGCAGATCCCTGATGTACTTTATTTGGTCTGGTTCCTTATTAAATTCCAGCAGAATAAAGCTACTGAATTACACAAAGCATGTGTATGTAGTGTGTTAGATGTTAACTGGGGGCTGAGGCTGTGAATACTGCATGTCAGTTGTACAGCTGCACAGGGCACTGTGCCATTGGGTGGGGTGTCCTGAGAGGAAACCATTCCGATTCTGTTGAATGAGCCTCACACCTCATATGCGTCCCATGAACAAGCACTGTAGAGAACCAGCTTGTGCagagctgaaaaaaacaaaaacaaaaaaacatattatatatatatatttttttgcattttatttggtATCAAGAGAGTTTAGCTATAATGCATGCACTATTGTAAGTACTGAATATTTACTAACCATACAtaactaaaacagaaaaaaaaatacaataaaaaaacctaaataaaaattaacactcATTTTATACAAACTTTAAGTCTTTATAgcttactttttaaatgtaaattaattgtagataatttaaaacaactttcaAAAATAGAGTTATGTTGTGAAtgctattatttaattatatagccTACGTGTAATCTAATAATTATACTGACCTCTGGATATGCATTAAAACTATTTCAGAGAtccaaaactaaaaccaaaacgtTTTCAGATGTGatgtttatattttgtaatcTTTTCTCATTATTTACCATGCACACTCATTATTTACCACACACTCTATATTTTGTTTCTTCTTGTTTTATACGTTCTTGTACTCAGGATAATGCAAAGAAAGTTTTCGAGGAGGGAGAAGGAAAGGTATGAAACAATCACAAGCATGCATTGCATCAGAGAGTAGCCGGAACGTGTTTTGCATTTAATGCATCATAtccatattattaatatttgtgtttattattgtaaagtatttatttaatagactgtaatttttttatattcctttatcaccaaatacatgtaaaaaaataaaaaaataaataataataaaaaaactctgaACCGTAAGACACGTGATCACGTAGACACGCCCTTTGCTTAAACCCATGACTAGCGTAAAGATTttaaccaatcagcgagctccaGGTTTAAAGATGGCGTCTCCCGTCAGCTGCAGGACTGTATCAGTATTGTTTTTTCTCATATTATTCATATCGGTTCATTGTGCAGACACTAAaccaaagaagaagaaagacATAAGAGATTATAATGATGCGGATATGGCCAGACTGCTGGAGGAGTGGGAGGTATGAACGAACTAACGAACAACACACTGCCGCAATCATTCAGTCATGTGCCTCTGACTATAAACTACCATGGTAACCGCCGAAATACCATCGTGGCTACTGCAAAACCATAATAAACGAATTTGGGATCTCGTTCAAATGAGTttgcagaataattttttttatatagttcatTTTTTGATGCGTCTGGATGTTAATATGAACTTTACGGTTTATTTGTGGTAACAGTAACTGTCATAAGTTGTATTTTGACGAAAACGGTTCTTACTATGATAACATGAAGTGTATTTCACACTAGCAACTGTTTTTTAGTTGTTTATGtacacattattaaaaaaagttgttCACTATgtcaaatatcttattttattacattgttttaCACTTAATTCGCATGAATATTgcatacggtatatatatatatatatatatatatatatatatatatatatatatatatatatagatagatagatagatagatagaaggatGGATGAGACAGTCAGGTACTTATGTTGGTATGAATCGCGATGTGATTGGTGGATATCTTTAGTTTATGAGATTGACATATTTTATGAGGACACTCCTTGAGCCAAAGGTTGCCTCTGAATGAACACGGTTCACAGAAATTAACCAGATAGTGTCACAGTCATTTAAAggtttgaaaatgtttaatattatagGTTTTTGCATTGCAtcttgaaaatacattttctttcgtCAGTGATTgacatctatttatttattacagaaagATGATGACATCGAGGAGGGCGACTTACCCGAGCACAAGCGGTCTCCTCCACCCATCGACTTCTCTAAAATAGACGCGTCCAAACCAGAGGATCTCCTGAAGATGTCTAAGAAGGGAAGGACCCTGATGGTGTTTGCTACTGTGTCAGGAAACCCCACAGAGAAGGAGACGGAGGAGGTCACCAGCTTGTGGCAGGGAAGCCTCTTCAATGCCAACTTTGATGTTCAGAGGTAACAGCCGCATTACTATGCAGATGTTTGATAAGGATGTCAAACTACACAGTCAAAGCGTTTAGATTATATGCTCACATCTGTGTGACGTGTAGATCCAGATCATCACAGAACTTCAGATAGAGCTTGTTCATTGACAGCTGGACCAAAAGTTTTCCAAAACAGTTTCAAATCTTTTCTCTCTCATCAAAGTGGCTacagcatttaaatatatatacactttatttAATCTAGTTGCCAAGGCAGTGTTTTTTCGTGTAActttaattactaaataaaaatgtctaaaaatcatATAGAcacgcacacattttttttttacaaaaaatgacaaaaacacatacaaaattacaaaaactttaactaaaatttaaatgaaaacagaaaatgtgctaataaaaaatctgaatcaaaatctgaataaaactaatataatatgctttttttttggcCTACTCTCAGAAGTTAGCATAATTTTTTACCAAAGCAGACAACCGTCATTGAAGGGCATGTTTAAtatgaaatgttaaattattaaattaaaaaaata
Proteins encoded in this region:
- the mesd gene encoding LRP chaperone MESD, coding for MASPVSCRTVSVLFFLILFISVHCADTKPKKKKDIRDYNDADMARLLEEWEKDDDIEEGDLPEHKRSPPPIDFSKIDASKPEDLLKMSKKGRTLMVFATVSGNPTEKETEEVTSLWQGSLFNANFDVQRFVVGSNRVIFMLRDGSFAWEIKDFLIAQDRCEDVTVEGQVYPGKAAKKDAKGNEQNKTKKKGDKKAANRANKSKQEL